A region of the Clostridium estertheticum subsp. estertheticum genome:
AGCAAAAAGTGAATTTAGTAAAAGGTCTTGCAGTCCTCTCAATTATAGGTATTACAATAGGTGGGGTCGCTAAAAAATTATTGGATCGAAGTCATTTAGAAGAGAAAAAGAATATTCCTATTCCTACGCCTAATAATAGTGATGAAGATATAAATATTAAGCGCGATGAGATTAAACATACATTGGAAGAATTTGGGGATGAAGTTGTAGGGGATGTAGGAGTTGCAATGGAGAAAGCACTTGATGGCTTAGAATATAAGAAAGATAATGAGATTAAAAAGTAGTATATTAAAATCATCTCCTTGGTCGCTGCAACAGCGACAAAGGAGATGATTTTGATTAGAACATGTTTAGTGATGGTTACTTCTATAATATGAAGGGCACTGGCCTATTATTTTTTTAAATTGTTTTGAAAAAACAAATTGATCGGAGTATCCTACAGAAGTTGCTACTTCAGCTATTGATAAATCATGGTTTGTTAAAAAGTGACATGCGTTTTCCATTCGTGTTTTTATAATGTATTCAATAGGTGTTTGTCCCAAAGCGTTTTTAAAAATAGTACATAAATATTTACGACTTATACCAATGTAGTCGGCTAAACTGTTTACACTAATGTTACCATAAAAATTCACTTCAATGTAATCTACGGCGCTTATTACATATCGTTCTATGTTTGACTCATAAATGCTAATTGTATTTGATTTTGGGGCTATTTCAATTAATTTAGAAAGAAATAAATATAAATAAGACAATCTGGATAAGTCAGTTTCTAAAGACAATTTAGTGAAGCTAGCCATTTTTTGAATCGAATCTTTAAAAAAATTGTCAGTATCATAATGAAATATTGGATTGTCATAGCTAAGACCTGCACTATGTATGATTTTTGGTGCTTTTACACCATTAAAACCAACCCAAAGATAATGCCAAGGATCATCTATATCTGCTTCATAATAGGCAATATGATCTGGACAAATAACAAATGCATCTCCAGCTTCTAAAGCATATAACTTTTTACCACATCTAAAAGTACCTTTTCCACTAAGTATAAAGTGTATAATAAAATGATTTCTAGCTACAGGTCCAAAAAAGTATCCACTCGAACATACTTCTTCTCCACAATCATAAAAGTTTAAATCGGTGTTAGTAAAATTATCACTTTCAACACACCATACTTCCATTGCATCACATCCTTTTAGTTTACTTGTGGACATTATAACATATTTTGAAGACATGTAATCATTTACTTAAAAATGTTTAGAGTTCATAATAAAGATACAATCAACAGAAGGATACACAATTAATCCTTATATTTTCAGTGATTAACAAGTTTAATAATAATAAACTGTTTTTATTAAACTTAAAAAATACGTATGGTTAATTATGCTCAAAATGCCATTTATGCTAGTACGAAGTTAGAATATACATAGTTTACTTTAGCTGAATTTTTAAAGAGATTATAACAGTGATCTTTTTATAAATGAAACCTTTTGGTTTCAATATATATAATTCGAGGGGGATAAAAAAATGAAAAAAAGTTTACACAAAATTATTGCAGTTGCACTTACTTCTATGGTTATGATGTCCACTTTAGCGGGCTGTGGTAGTTCTAAGACTACAACTGATACAAGTGGTAAACCTGTAACTCTTACTTATGCGATTTGGGATAAAAATCAACAACCGGGTAT
Encoded here:
- a CDS encoding AraC family transcriptional regulator; its protein translation is MEVWCVESDNFTNTDLNFYDCGEEVCSSGYFFGPVARNHFIIHFILSGKGTFRCGKKLYALEAGDAFVICPDHIAYYEADIDDPWHYLWVGFNGVKAPKIIHSAGLSYDNPIFHYDTDNFFKDSIQKMASFTKLSLETDLSRLSYLYLFLSKLIEIAPKSNTISIYESNIERYVISAVDYIEVNFYGNISVNSLADYIGISRKYLCTIFKNALGQTPIEYIIKTRMENACHFLTNHDLSIAEVATSVGYSDQFVFSKQFKKIIGQCPSYYRSNHH